From one Mytilus galloprovincialis chromosome 13, xbMytGall1.hap1.1, whole genome shotgun sequence genomic stretch:
- the LOC143056947 gene encoding myeloid leukemia factor 1-like, whose protein sequence is MFGRSMFRGLEEDPFFAAHRNHMANMSQMFNDPFQMQNIGPRMVQAGRDPRVPDRSRAVQQQQQQQQMDPFGFGMFDNMMFGNMRNMMANMHQQFDNVGNNPAAGGHSFVQSSFMSYSNTGDGAPKVYQASSSTRRAPGGIKETKKMEKDSASGLEKMAIGHHIQDRGHVIERSRNRRTGDENENQEFHHLDDTEAQEFDREWTEKTQQFRGPTRLEYARRGERSDRRRDNLAIEGSKKRDKHSYRERD, encoded by the exons ATGTTTGGAAGATCAATGTTTAGAGGATTAGAAGAAGATCCATTCTTTGC TGCACACCGGAACCACATGGCCAATATGAGTCAGATGTTTAACGACCcatttcaaatgcaaaatattggACCAAGAATGGTTCAAGCTGGGAGAGATCCCAGAGTACCTGATAGATCCAGGGCTGTACAACAACAGCAGCAGCAACAACAAATGGACCCTTTTGGTTTTGGAATGTTTGATAACATGATGTTTGGTAATATGAGAAATATGATGGCAAATATGCACCAGCAATTT GACAATGTGGGTAACAATCCAGCAGCTGGTGGACACAGCTTCGTACAGTCATCCTTTATGTCTTATTCCAATACTGGGGACGGAGCACCAAAAGTATATCAAGCCTCATCATCAACACGTAGAGCTCCAGGAGGG AtcaaagaaacaaagaaaatggAGAAAGATTCAGCATCTGGTTTGGAGAAAATGGCAATAGGACATCATATTCAGGACAGAGGTCATGTGATTGAAAGGTCAAGAAATAGGAGAACTGGAGACGAAAATGAAAATCAGGAATTCCATCATCTTGATGACA CCGAAGCCCAAGAATTCGACAGAGAATGGACAGAAAAGACACAACAGTTTAGGGGACCAACTAGGCTTGAATATGCAAGGAGAGGCGAGAGATCTGATCGAAGAAGAGACAACTTGGCCATCGAAGGAAGTAAAAAGAGAGACAAACACTCTTACAGGGAAAGAGATTGA